GGGCGTTTTTACCCGAGAACGGCAGCCCAAGATGGTCGCGCATTTCCTAAAGAAATTCTGGTCGAAACCACGTTACGAAGATTGAACGGTCACCAGATTTCTTTCATTCTCTAATGACGTGTCTCTCCCCAAGAAAACCCACATCTCTACGATTTTACTCATTATGTCATTGATCCTGAATGCTTCAGCCGAGCAATCCGACCTATGGGGCAAGCATGGGGAAAAATGGAATAACCATGGCCGCCTGCCAGACTTCTCCTTTGCGGGCTATCACATGGGCGAAAGCCCCTTACCCGATGAAGCGGCCGGCACCAATGTCCTTGACTTCGGTGCGGTCGGCGACGGCAAGACTGATAGCACCGAGGCCTTCAGGCAGGCCATTGCACAGGCCGAAGGTGTCATCAAAATTCCGGAAGGCCGCTACCTGATCAGTGATATTCTCTGGATTAAAAAGTCCGGGATCGTGCTGCGGGGTGCCGGGCCGGACAAAACTTTCATCGTCCCGACTACGAAGCTCGAGCAGGTCCGGCCAAACATGGGTGCGACAACCGAAGGCCAGCAGACCTCGAACTACTCCTGGTCCGGCGGATTTATCTGGATCAAGGGACAGCGAAACGACAAGCGACTCACAGGGATCATCACTACAGCCGTCCGCGGCGATACGACTTTCGAAGTCGCCGACACCAGTTCCCTTTCAGTTGGACAAACGGTTCGCGTCAATATTCAGGATGCACATGATGCCTCGATCACCCGACACCTCTATGCCGGGGATCCGGGCGAAGGCATCGCGGATCTCTACAATTTAAATAAAGCCACATTTATCTCACGCATCACTGACATCCAGGGAAACCTGCTCCGGATCGAACGCCCCCTGCGCTTTGACTTGCGCCCGGCATGGAAGCCGACCCTGACCACCTTTGAACCCACCGTATCCGAATGCGGGATCGAGCAATTGAGCATCGAATTCCCCGTCGAACCCTATGGCGGACACTTCAAGGAACTGGGCATGAATGCGATTGCCATCGAACAAGCAGCCAACTGCTGGGTGCGTAATGTGGACATCCTTCATGCGGACAGCGGCATCTTTCTAAGGAGCCA
The DNA window shown above is from Coraliomargarita parva and carries:
- a CDS encoding glycosyl hydrolase family 28-related protein, producing the protein MSLILNASAEQSDLWGKHGEKWNNHGRLPDFSFAGYHMGESPLPDEAAGTNVLDFGAVGDGKTDSTEAFRQAIAQAEGVIKIPEGRYLISDILWIKKSGIVLRGAGPDKTFIVPTTKLEQVRPNMGATTEGQQTSNYSWSGGFIWIKGQRNDKRLTGIITTAVRGDTTFEVADTSSLSVGQTVRVNIQDAHDASITRHLYAGDPGEGIADLYNLNKATFISRITDIQGNLLRIERPLRFDLRPAWKPTLTTFEPTVSECGIEQLSIEFPVEPYGGHFKELGMNAIAIEQAANCWVRNVDILHADSGIFLRSQFCTLENITFVSKRPDVTGDQGHHGISFTMDAQDNLLQHFEFRTQFIHDITVENMASGNVIKYGKGPNLSLDHHRWCPHDNLFCQIDCGEGKLIWRFGGGKQRGKHTARGATFWAIYSQQNIPHPGSEFGPAEVNFIGLHTAEPEVKDPNGLWWETIDPTELDPADLHAAQLQRRLEKR